A region of Sulfurovum sp. DNA encodes the following proteins:
- a CDS encoding homoserine O-acetyltransferase, with protein sequence MNIKTKIAHFSSPLYLESGRILEPYEIAYETYGELNEEKSNVILVCHALSGSHHAAGFYDGDRKPGWWDGLIGEKRAIDTTKYFVICTNVIGSCFGSTGPMSESYPSLEPYRLKFPVVTIKDMICAQMHLLSQLGIYHVRAIIGGSMGGMQALQFAVDYPNFADEIISLAATYATRPWTIAFNKVTIEAIRRDPRFKHGNYGTNDFKEEGLDGLAIGRIAGHISYLSPDSMDEKFGRNYVSNDGLFELFGRYEVERYMEYNTNNFARIFDPLSYLYIVKAINTFNLSRGYDSLHDAISRIKARVHLISFSSDYLFFPSEMEHIAHMMARNRQPHTYVKVESSYGHDAFLVEIEKFDQHIRNILCIKKGRHNEN encoded by the coding sequence ATGAATATCAAAACCAAAATAGCCCATTTCAGCTCTCCACTTTACCTCGAGAGCGGTCGTATTTTAGAACCATATGAGATTGCCTATGAGACCTATGGTGAACTAAATGAAGAGAAATCCAATGTAATACTTGTTTGTCATGCGCTCAGTGGCTCGCACCATGCAGCAGGGTTTTATGATGGTGACCGGAAGCCAGGATGGTGGGATGGACTCATTGGTGAAAAAAGGGCAATCGATACAACAAAATACTTTGTTATCTGTACCAATGTTATTGGCTCCTGCTTTGGCTCTACTGGTCCCATGAGTGAAAGTTATCCATCACTTGAACCGTATCGCCTCAAGTTTCCGGTTGTAACTATTAAAGATATGATATGTGCGCAGATGCATCTGCTCTCCCAACTTGGTATCTATCATGTTAGAGCAATCATAGGGGGTTCGATGGGCGGAATGCAGGCATTACAATTTGCGGTGGACTACCCCAATTTTGCTGATGAGATTATTTCTCTTGCTGCAACTTATGCAACACGCCCATGGACAATTGCTTTTAATAAAGTTACTATTGAGGCGATTCGTCGTGATCCACGCTTTAAACATGGTAATTATGGCACAAATGACTTCAAAGAAGAGGGGCTTGATGGGCTTGCTATTGGTCGTATTGCTGGTCATATTTCTTACCTCTCTCCTGATTCAATGGATGAAAAGTTTGGACGTAACTACGTTAGTAATGATGGACTTTTTGAGCTTTTTGGGCGCTATGAGGTAGAGCGTTACATGGAGTACAATACCAATAATTTTGCACGTATCTTCGACCCACTTAGTTATCTCTATATTGTCAAAGCAATTAATACTTTTAATCTCAGTCGTGGTTATGATTCATTGCATGATGCAATTAGTCGTATTAAGGCAAGGGTGCATCTAATTAGTTTCTCTTCGGACTACCTTTTCTTTCCTTCAGAGATGGAACACATTGCCCATATGATGGCACGCAATAGACAGCCCCACACCTATGTGAAAGTAGAGAGTAGCTATGGTCATGATGCTTTTTTAGTGGAGATAGAGAAGTTTGATCAACATATTAGAAATATTTTATGTATCAAAAAGGGTAGGCACAATGAAAACTGA
- the xseB gene encoding exodeoxyribonuclease VII small subunit — protein sequence MKTETFEEKLEYSKRVLEKLMDPEITLEESIKLYEEGLQGIKEAQKMIEEAKIKVSVIDQKNQNLEVDVQ from the coding sequence ATGAAAACTGAAACATTTGAAGAGAAGCTTGAATACTCTAAGAGGGTACTTGAAAAGTTAATGGATCCAGAGATTACGCTTGAGGAGTCTATCAAGCTTTATGAAGAGGGACTTCAAGGTATCAAGGAGGCACAGAAGATGATCGAGGAGGCAAAAATAAAGGTCTCTGTGATCGATCAAAAAAATCAGAATCTTGAAGTAGATGTGCAATGA
- a CDS encoding carbon-nitrogen hydrolase family protein, whose protein sequence is MKKLVVAALQLPTLGMNATRLEFYLKKATERGTQVMLLGEYVLNHFFKELAIMSKSMIKAQTKRHLQLLKELSIDYDIVLISPIILVKSDGYYKTIVKITPKNTSYYEQQILIPYEHWNEKIFFSNKVKPFKDPMVFRLQGFKIMVMAGFEMHFDLFWQKVMEKKVDLVLLPTASTFDSHNRWREIIKTKAFLHGCFILRANRLGEYVDKGTKWHFYGDTMLVSPKGEVEMMLEDKESMLIEEIDKKEITEHRKIWKFEKILREHKE, encoded by the coding sequence ATGAAGAAGCTTGTAGTTGCTGCCTTACAGCTCCCAACATTGGGAATGAATGCAACCCGTTTGGAGTTCTATCTTAAGAAAGCAACTGAGCGTGGTACACAAGTAATGTTGCTTGGAGAATATGTTCTCAATCATTTTTTTAAAGAACTGGCAATAATGTCAAAAAGTATGATTAAGGCACAGACTAAGAGGCATCTTCAATTACTCAAAGAGCTTTCTATAGATTATGATATAGTCCTTATTTCCCCCATTATTCTTGTAAAGAGTGATGGTTACTATAAAACAATTGTCAAGATTACTCCTAAGAATACTAGTTACTATGAACAGCAAATACTCATTCCCTATGAACATTGGAATGAGAAGATTTTTTTCTCCAATAAGGTCAAACCATTTAAAGATCCAATGGTTTTTAGGTTACAAGGTTTTAAAATTATGGTGATGGCAGGGTTTGAGATGCATTTTGATTTATTTTGGCAGAAGGTGATGGAGAAGAAGGTTGATTTGGTATTGCTACCGACTGCTTCAACATTTGATTCACATAATCGTTGGCGTGAAATTATTAAGACTAAAGCATTTTTACATGGTTGCTTCATCTTACGTGCTAATCGACTAGGCGAATATGTGGACAAAGGGACGAAGTGGCATTTCTATGGTGACACAATGCTTGTTTCACCAAAAGGTGAAGTAGAGATGATGCTTGAGGACAAAGAGTCTATGTTGATAGAAGAGATAGATAAAAAAGAGATCACTGAGCACCGGAAGATATGGAAATTTGAAAAAATACTTAGGGAGCACAAGGAATGA
- a CDS encoding HesA/MoeB/ThiF family protein, whose protein sequence is MTPEVYFDRQIQLWGEATQKSLEKKKIAIIGSGGLGSTLALALGTSGIGEIHLIDFDTVSIHNIHRQIAFALDDEGKNKAKCIVNLLEKKNPFIKAVAFNISFEDFKEMGNCYDLILDATDNLSVRGEIDKYAKQIKIPWIYASVEEFNGQVCFFDKADFKIFNISDRKPGGVTAPIVMHIGSLQANLALRYLAGLPVVKDKLYYLCFNEEGELVTQKFGMPK, encoded by the coding sequence ATGACACCAGAAGTATATTTTGATCGCCAAATACAGCTATGGGGAGAGGCGACACAGAAATCTTTAGAGAAAAAGAAGATTGCTATTATTGGTTCAGGTGGACTAGGATCGACACTAGCACTAGCACTAGGTACCTCAGGTATTGGTGAAATTCATCTTATTGATTTTGATACAGTCTCTATCCATAATATTCATCGACAGATTGCATTTGCATTAGACGATGAAGGAAAAAATAAAGCTAAGTGTATTGTTAATCTACTAGAGAAAAAAAACCCTTTTATTAAGGCTGTTGCTTTCAATATATCTTTTGAAGATTTTAAAGAGATGGGCAACTGCTATGACCTTATTCTTGATGCAACAGACAACCTATCTGTACGTGGAGAGATAGATAAGTATGCTAAGCAGATAAAGATACCATGGATTTATGCTTCTGTAGAGGAGTTCAACGGGCAGGTCTGCTTTTTTGATAAGGCAGATTTTAAGATCTTCAATATTTCTGATCGTAAGCCAGGAGGTGTTACTGCACCAATTGTGATGCATATAGGGTCACTTCAGGCAAATTTGGCACTACGTTATTTGGCTGGACTTCCTGTTGTGAAAGACAAGCTCTACTACCTTTGTTTTAATGAAGAGGGAGAGTTGGTGACACAGAAATTTGGGATGCCTAAGTAG
- a CDS encoding RidA family protein, whose translation MRQITTNEAPQAIGPYSQAIVANGLVHTSGQIALMPDGKMEERGIEYQVKQVLKNLYYVLKAAGSSFDHVIKTTIYLANMDDFAKVNEIYEHYFADHKPARSTVAVKTLPKNALVEIECIAFADQHVDFG comes from the coding sequence ATAAGACAGATTACAACTAATGAGGCGCCACAGGCTATAGGACCATACTCTCAGGCGATTGTAGCCAATGGATTGGTTCATACGTCTGGGCAGATTGCACTCATGCCAGATGGCAAGATGGAGGAGAGAGGAATCGAGTATCAGGTCAAGCAAGTTCTAAAAAATCTTTACTATGTTCTTAAGGCAGCAGGTTCTAGTTTTGATCATGTCATTAAAACAACTATCTATTTAGCAAACATGGATGACTTTGCAAAGGTGAATGAGATATATGAGCACTATTTTGCTGATCATAAACCCGCACGCAGTACTGTAGCAGTTAAAACACTCCCAAAAAATGCTTTGGTTGAGATTGAGTGTATTGCATTTGCAGATCAGCATGTTGATTTTGGTTAA
- the rplU gene encoding 50S ribosomal protein L21, which translates to MYAIIKASGQQFKVQEGDIICFDNMGLEPKATVEFTEVLALNNGELTVGTPLIENAVVKGEVINEGRDKKIIIYKKRRRKDSKLKRGFRRDYTRVRITKIA; encoded by the coding sequence ATGTACGCAATCATTAAAGCAAGTGGTCAGCAATTTAAAGTTCAAGAGGGTGATATCATCTGTTTTGATAATATGGGTCTTGAGCCAAAAGCAACAGTAGAATTTACAGAAGTTCTTGCGCTTAATAATGGTGAATTGACAGTAGGTACTCCTCTCATAGAGAACGCAGTGGTTAAAGGTGAGGTGATTAATGAAGGAAGAGATAAGAAAATAATCATCTATAAGAAAAGAAGAAGAAAAGATTCAAAACTTAAAAGAGGTTTCAGAAGAGACTATACTAGAGTTAGAATTACTAAAATCGCATAG
- the rpmA gene encoding 50S ribosomal protein L27, whose protein sequence is MAHKKGQGSTQNNRDSAGRRLGVKKYGGERVIPGNIIIRQRGTKVKPGNGVGIGKDHTIFALVEGIVKFENHSRSQKRVSVISA, encoded by the coding sequence ATGGCACACAAGAAAGGTCAAGGGTCTACTCAGAATAACCGTGATTCCGCTGGACGTCGTCTTGGCGTAAAAAAATATGGTGGTGAAAGAGTAATCCCTGGAAATATCATCATTAGACAAAGAGGAACAAAAGTTAAGCCTGGTAATGGTGTAGGTATAGGTAAAGACCATACAATTTTTGCACTTGTTGAAGGTATAGTCAAGTTTGAAAACCATAGCAGAAGCCAAAAAAGAGTTTCAGTTATTTCAGCATAA
- the obgE gene encoding GTPase ObgE, whose protein sequence is MFVDSVDLIISSGKGGAGAISFWTEKFVIKGGPDGGDGGRGGSVFLKVDNNTDTLSGLRGRNHIKAENGRPGEGRKKYGRKGKDVTIIVPSGTVVIDAETEEELLDLVEEGQIVKFLEGGKGGLGNMHFKSSTNQRPTYAQPGLPGITKHVRLEIKLIADVGLVGYPNVGKSTLISTLSNARPQVANYEFTTLTPKLGVVHISDYNSFMMADIPGIIEGASDGRGLGLAFLKHIERTKTLLLMIDATNYREMKYQYETLLVELERYSLTLAKRRYAIAITKIDSLSQDEVNTLTEQFLKDINIKPNDVLKQYKINTDYVSYGFKVDHGIELPEKEPLFVLPVSSVAHLNIEVLRYALGDFVKHVATQEKEENKEA, encoded by the coding sequence ATGTTTGTAGATAGTGTAGATCTGATCATCAGTTCTGGCAAAGGTGGTGCGGGCGCAATCTCGTTTTGGACAGAGAAATTTGTTATTAAGGGTGGACCTGATGGTGGAGATGGTGGAAGAGGCGGCTCTGTCTTTTTAAAAGTAGATAATAATACTGATACTCTCTCTGGACTACGTGGACGTAATCATATTAAAGCAGAGAATGGTCGCCCAGGTGAAGGACGTAAAAAGTATGGACGCAAAGGAAAGGATGTAACCATCATAGTACCTTCTGGTACTGTAGTGATAGATGCAGAGACAGAAGAGGAGCTACTTGACTTGGTTGAAGAGGGGCAGATAGTGAAGTTTCTTGAAGGCGGTAAAGGTGGTTTGGGAAATATGCATTTTAAGAGCTCAACAAATCAGCGTCCAACTTATGCACAGCCAGGGCTTCCAGGTATTACTAAACATGTACGCCTAGAGATAAAGCTCATTGCTGATGTGGGACTGGTGGGGTATCCTAATGTTGGCAAATCGACACTTATTTCTACCCTTTCTAATGCTAGACCACAAGTAGCCAATTATGAATTTACCACACTAACACCCAAGTTAGGAGTTGTGCATATTAGTGATTATAACTCTTTTATGATGGCAGATATTCCAGGCATTATTGAGGGGGCAAGTGATGGACGTGGTCTTGGATTGGCATTTCTTAAGCATATTGAGCGCACCAAAACACTACTCTTAATGATCGATGCAACCAACTATCGTGAGATGAAGTATCAGTATGAAACATTGTTGGTAGAGCTAGAACGTTACTCTCTGACATTAGCAAAACGTAGATATGCGATTGCCATAACTAAAATAGATTCACTTTCTCAAGATGAGGTCAATACTCTCACAGAGCAATTTCTTAAAGATATTAACATTAAACCCAATGATGTATTGAAACAATACAAGATCAATACAGATTATGTTAGTTATGGATTTAAAGTTGATCATGGTATAGAACTACCTGAAAAAGAACCACTTTTTGTATTACCTGTCTCATCAGTGGCACATCTTAATATAGAAGTACTCCGCTATGCTCTTGGTGATTTTGTTAAGCATGTAGCAACCCAAGAAAAAGAAGAAAACAAGGAGGCATAA
- the proB gene encoding glutamate 5-kinase, which translates to MMRLVIKVGSHVLTENGKIARERMMALVEFIAQLKKVNYEIILVSSGAVAAGYTQLPLDRSSVANRQALAAIGQPLLLKMYQEKFATFNLLCSQVLLSANVFDSHRATTHAKIAIDTLLSNGVVPIINENDTVSIEELVFGDNDRLSAHTAHYFDAKMLVILSDIDALYDKDPNSHNDAMARKIVEHISKDELCASHTPNNEFATGGIVTKLQSADFLMKHGRKMFLASGFNLSDAKSFLLENIHKGGTLFVTQKGNQ; encoded by the coding sequence ATAATGCGTCTAGTTATAAAGGTTGGCTCACATGTATTAACAGAGAATGGCAAAATTGCTAGAGAGCGAATGATGGCACTGGTAGAGTTTATTGCCCAATTAAAAAAAGTAAACTATGAAATCATACTGGTTAGTTCTGGTGCAGTGGCAGCAGGATATACTCAATTACCACTTGATCGTAGCTCTGTTGCAAACCGTCAAGCACTTGCTGCCATTGGACAACCGTTATTGCTAAAAATGTATCAGGAGAAATTTGCAACATTTAATCTGCTCTGTTCGCAGGTACTACTTAGTGCCAATGTGTTTGATTCACATAGGGCAACCACTCATGCTAAAATTGCAATTGATACACTGCTTTCCAATGGTGTGGTACCGATCATTAACGAGAACGATACCGTGAGTATTGAAGAGCTTGTTTTTGGTGACAATGATAGACTCTCCGCACATACAGCACACTATTTTGATGCAAAGATGTTGGTCATACTTTCAGATATTGATGCACTTTATGATAAGGATCCTAACTCCCACAATGATGCTATGGCGAGAAAAATAGTAGAGCATATTAGCAAAGATGAGCTCTGTGCATCCCATACCCCCAATAATGAATTTGCTACAGGGGGCATTGTAACTAAATTACAGTCTGCAGATTTTCTAATGAAGCATGGTAGGAAAATGTTCCTTGCATCAGGATTCAACCTTTCCGATGCTAAATCTTTCTTACTTGAGAATATACATAAGGGTGGAACACTCTTTGTAACCCAAAAAGGTAATCAGTAG
- the fmt gene encoding methionyl-tRNA formyltransferase translates to MKKKIIYMGTPHYAAEILKTLIETNDMIVELVVTQPDRPVGRKKIVTPSPTKVVAKKNSISVLQPNRLSDRGVEEAMNKVNPDFIVVAAFGQLLPKNILNIAPCINLHASLLPQYRGASPVHQSLLHGDKETGVTSMLMEEGLDTGDILKRKIFIIPPDMRLYALMDQLTQDACDVTLSTLRNFDSIIPQPQNSKEATLCKKIRKSDGEISCSDAIEVYNKYRAFEGWPGIFTSNGTKLDNIVLIEKNQIYTPFEILSFKNNDIVIGCGIGSLKVGTLQPVGKKPMSAKAYCVGRGLKVGDTLFS, encoded by the coding sequence GTGAAAAAGAAGATTATCTATATGGGAACCCCTCATTATGCAGCAGAGATACTTAAAACACTGATTGAAACAAATGATATGATAGTGGAGCTTGTTGTTACGCAACCTGACCGTCCTGTTGGAAGAAAAAAGATAGTGACACCATCGCCTACCAAAGTAGTTGCCAAGAAAAATAGTATTTCTGTATTGCAGCCAAATAGGCTGAGTGACAGAGGGGTAGAGGAAGCAATGAATAAAGTCAACCCTGACTTTATTGTAGTAGCAGCATTTGGACAACTTCTTCCCAAGAATATTCTTAATATTGCTCCTTGTATTAACCTGCATGCCTCCTTATTACCTCAGTATCGCGGTGCTTCACCAGTACACCAGTCTCTTCTGCATGGAGATAAAGAGACTGGTGTAACCTCTATGTTAATGGAAGAAGGACTTGATACAGGTGATATTTTGAAGAGGAAAATATTTATTATTCCACCTGATATGCGACTATATGCTTTGATGGATCAGCTAACACAAGATGCTTGCGATGTGACACTTTCAACATTACGAAACTTTGATAGTATTATACCTCAACCACAAAATAGCAAAGAGGCAACACTCTGTAAGAAGATAAGAAAAAGTGATGGAGAGATAAGCTGTTCTGATGCAATTGAGGTTTACAATAAATATAGAGCTTTTGAAGGGTGGCCTGGTATTTTTACATCTAATGGTACAAAGTTAGACAATATTGTATTGATAGAAAAAAATCAAATATATACACCATTTGAGATACTCTCTTTTAAGAATAATGATATAGTTATTGGTTGTGGTATAGGAAGCTTAAAAGTTGGCACACTTCAACCTGTAGGAAAAAAACCAATGAGTGCAAAAGCTTACTGTGTAGGAAGGGGGTTGAAAGTTGGAGATACACTCTTTTCGTAG